Proteins from a genomic interval of Hyla sarda isolate aHylSar1 unplaced genomic scaffold, aHylSar1.hap1 scaffold_1160, whole genome shotgun sequence:
- the LOC130302303 gene encoding collagen alpha-2(I) chain-like yields the protein MEDSCEEDAASGGLLRAIVQQESPTRFEDFAFGEDLGKNDVVKKRKKQKVQETVSFVFHSFKQSGPAVKLVQAAGPPKLPDPVPVMDRGQQGGYSMASEKAVGAIDVKPTHPAGREGQDGLMVGSGEASYAAACSGGGSPSAVGITGAAGHSPVRGGSVQAPLAENGGSRCSGGGPPSTICSVGAAGHSSVREGSVRVSESAAEPVRTGTAGTVGIPCVSESVGGAGVRPGGQLQTPEGTSPMEEEPLASTPATAKTAKNIIKPAILQVPASPESVRQRPPGWEKVIGS from the coding sequence ATGGAGGATAGCTGTGAAGAGGACGCAGCTAGTGGGGGTTTGCTGAGAGCTATTGTGCAGCAGGAGTCACCTACCCGCTTTGAGGATTTtgcctttggtgaagatcttggcaagaatgatgtagtgaagaaaaggaagaagcagaaagttcaggaaacggtatcttttgtttttcattcattcaagcagtctgggccagctgtgaagttggttcaggctgctgggccccccaaactgccagaccccgttcctgtcatggaccggggccagcaaggggggtacagcatggcgtctgaaaaggctgtaggcgcaatagatgtgaagcccacccatcctgccggtagggaggggcaggatgggctcatggtgggaagtggcgaggcaagctatgccgccgcgtgctcggggggcggttccccgagtgctgtgggcattaccggcgctgcggggcactcccctgtgaggggggggagtgtccaggcgccgttggcagagaatggtgggtccaggtgctcggggggcggtcctccgagtactatatgttctgtgggcgctgcggggcactcctctgtgagggaggggagtgtccgggtgtcagagtctgctgcagagcccgtgcggacgggcacagctggcacggtggggattccctgcgtgtcagagagtgtgggcggagctggggtgcgcccgggggggcagctccagactccagaagggacatcgcccatggaggaggagcccttggcgtcaaccccagcaacagctaagacagcaaagaacattattaaaccagctatactacaagtcccagccagcccagaatctgttaggcag